The nucleotide sequence GCCGACCGGGAAACCCATGAAGTACCAAGCCATGTGCTTGCGGATGTCGCGCATGGCCTTGTCGTGACCGTCGTGCTCGACGAGCAGTTCCGTGTGGCGGCGCAGCACCTTCGCGACCTCGCCGAGGTTCGGCGGCGTCGGCTGCGGGCGCCCGGCGAAGGCGGCTTCCAGTTCGCCGAACAGCCACGGCCTGCCCAGGCAACCGCGGCCGACGACGACACCGTCGCAACCGGTCTCGTCCACCATGCGCAACGCGTCTTCGGCGGAGAAGATGTCGCCGTTGCCGAGCACCGGAATGCTGGTGACCGCTTCCTTGAGCGCCGCGATCTTCGTCCAGTCGGCCTGGCCGGAGTAGCGCTGCGCGGCCGTGCGCGCGTGCAGGCTGACCGCCGCCGCGCCCTCCGCCTCGGCGATGCGCCCGGCGTCGAGGTAGGTCAGGTGGTCGTCGTCGATGCCCACCCGGAACTTGACCGTGAACGGCACCCCCGCCTCGGCGGCGGCCTTCGCCGACTCGCGCACGATGTCGGCGAACAGCTTGCGCTTGAACGGCAACGCCGCTCCGCCGCCCTTGCGCGTCACCTTCGCCACCGGGCAGCCGAAGTTGCTGTCGATGTGGTCGGCGAGTCCCTCGCCGGTGATGATGCGGACGGCCTCGGCCATGGTCTTCGGGTCGACCCCGTAAAGCTGCATGGACCTGGGCTTTTCGTTCT is from Amycolatopsis lurida and encodes:
- the dusB gene encoding tRNA dihydrouridine synthase DusB; the protein is MEDVTATLSKPSLKIGPYEVDPPVVLAPMAGITNVAFRQLCQEYGAGIYVCEMITARAVVERHPGTMHMMTFGENEKPRSMQLYGVDPKTMAEAVRIITGEGLADHIDSNFGCPVAKVTRKGGGAALPFKRKLFADIVRESAKAAAEAGVPFTVKFRVGIDDDHLTYLDAGRIAEAEGAAAVSLHARTAAQRYSGQADWTKIAALKEAVTSIPVLGNGDIFSAEDALRMVDETGCDGVVVGRGCLGRPWLFGELEAAFAGRPQPTPPNLGEVAKVLRRHTELLVEHDGHDKAMRDIRKHMAWYFMGFPVGSELRRGFAMLSSMDELDDLIAKLDHDAPFPSAATGPRGRQGSPGKVTLPHGWLDDPDDDCVPEAEDMHSGG